Part of the Leifsonia soli genome is shown below.
GCGTGCCGCGTCGGGATGGTGGGCGAGCCGGCGCACGTCGCGAAGTTCACCGTGGCGCCGGGCTCCGGCACGACCGTCTCGCAGAGCGAGAGCAAGCAGGTCGCCCAGGCCGTCGCCAACTACGCCGGCTACGTGAAGGATCAGTCCGGCGCGCTGCTGACCGCCACCAAGACGTTCGCCGCCGCCTACGCGGGCGGGGACGACGCGGCCGCCCGCGCGCAGTACGCCGCGGCACGCTCCTTCTACGAGCGCATCGAGCCCACCGCCGAGCAGTTCGGCGACCTCGACCCGGCGCTCGACCTGCGCGAGGCCGACCTGGCCGAGGGCCAGGAGTGGACGGGCTGGCACCGTATCGAGAAGGACCTGTGGGCTCCCGCCGGCTACACGCCGTCCGACGCCGCCACGCGCACGCAGCTCGCCGACAAGCTCGTCACCGACACCCAGCGCCTGTACGACCTCGTGCACGCCAAGGACTTCACCCTCACGATCGACCAGATCTCCAACGGCGCCATCGGCCTGATGGAGGAGGTCGCCGGGTCGAAGATCACCGGTGAGGAGGAGGCCTTCTCGCACACCGATCTGCAGGACTTCCAGGCGAACCTCGAGGGCGCCCAGGTGGCGTACGGCGTCGTCCGCGACATCGCCGAGCAGAAGGGCAGCAGCGGCAAGGATGTCGTCGCCAAGCTCGACGGCGAGTTCCGGACCATCGAGAAGACGCTCGCGCAGTACCGCTCCGGGGACGGCTTCGTCAGCTACACGGAGCTCAGCACCGAGCAGGTGAAGGAGCTCTCCGACCAGGTCAACGCGCTCAGCGAGCCGCTCAGCCACCTGACCTCGATCATCGTCAAGTAGTCACGTGAGCACGAAGAACCACGACGCCGAGCGCCCGGAGACCGAGCGCCAGGAGACGGAGCACCCTGAGACCGACCAGGTCGGCGGGCGCTCCGGCCTGTCCCGCCGCGGGATGCTCGGCCTCGCCGGCGCGACCATCGGCGCCGGGGTCGTCGGCCTGGGAGCGGGCGTCGCGGTCGACCGCGCGGTGGTCGGCGCGACCTCAAGCTCGGGGACGACGTATCCGTTCTACGGCCCGCACCAGGCCGGC
Proteins encoded:
- the efeO gene encoding iron uptake system protein EfeO; its protein translation is MPRSRQATTRTPVSRPARRRLTAAAGSLAGTAALAVALTGCVPNQATASDEAIAVTLSDDTCTVSTNTAKAGPITFQVTNTGTDVNEFELLATDKLRIVGEKENIGPGTTVNYVVQLAEGDYFSACRVGMVGEPAHVAKFTVAPGSGTTVSQSESKQVAQAVANYAGYVKDQSGALLTATKTFAAAYAGGDDAAARAQYAAARSFYERIEPTAEQFGDLDPALDLREADLAEGQEWTGWHRIEKDLWAPAGYTPSDAATRTQLADKLVTDTQRLYDLVHAKDFTLTIDQISNGAIGLMEEVAGSKITGEEEAFSHTDLQDFQANLEGAQVAYGVVRDIAEQKGSSGKDVVAKLDGEFRTIEKTLAQYRSGDGFVSYTELSTEQVKELSDQVNALSEPLSHLTSIIVK